A window from Lampris incognitus isolate fLamInc1 chromosome 5, fLamInc1.hap2, whole genome shotgun sequence encodes these proteins:
- the nfil3-3 gene encoding nuclear factor, interleukin 3 regulated, member 3, whose translation MGSILHDLSTPPLLSVESTESHPRPTSFTEEAVSIPTSTSHLARTLLGHTSALKPQESLANTNTNDTAGSGCDDNGIRRKREFIPDERKDEGYWDKRRKNNEAAKRSREKRRANDIVQEARVLGLLEENARLRAELLALKFRFGLVKDPSHVSILPLSVPSYTQLVTPTQRHYPSLSSSYQSTPSANSTHHSTHFPPQQSAMYGLKDAGVPAGHSKGNITEESGISTPSSSNVSSPVFFNDGLNENGWPSPKYRVEGQQGYEPNLCSPEVTQAQYVSKQDFGESLRSLPHKLRFKAPGGGSDGGDVPPSHDSKHSYPPLATVKPHVQQINTSRDSRGMNQPLWTREEQGTSGGAEQQYQCASPGHHSSSPPLSSSETRYMMENNNLISQLSSLSQDVAQLKKLFSQQVFSKLA comes from the coding sequence ATGGGCAGTATCCTCCACGATCTCTCAACTCCTCCGCTGCTCAGTGTGGAAAGTACGGAGTCTCACCCTCGGCCTACGTCCTTCACAGAGGAAGCTGTTTCTATCCCGACGTCCACCAGCCACCTTGCCCGAACGCTGCTGGGCCACACCTCTGCCCTGAAGCCTCAAGAGAGTCTGGCTAACACCAATACCAATGACACGGCAGGAAGCGGCTGTGATGACAATGGCATCCGCCGCAAACGGGAGTTCATCCCAGATGAGAGGAAGGATGAAGGCTACTGGGATAAGCGGCGTAAAAACAATGAGGCAGCCAAGCGGTCTCGGGAGAAACGGCGTGCCAATGACATCGTGCAAGAGGCACGAGTGCTGGGCCTGCTGGAGGAGAACGCCCGTCTCAGGGCTGAGCTGTTGGCCCTGAAGTTTCGCTTTGGCCTTGTTAAAGACCCTTCCCATGTCAGCATCCTGCCACTCTCGGTACCCTCCTACACTCAGTTAGTAACCCCTACACAACGACACTACCCgtccctgagctcctcataccaGAGTACTCCCTCCGCCAACAGCACCCATCACAGTACACATTTCCCTCCACAGCAGAGTGCCATGTATGGGCTGAAAGATGCGGGGGTGCCAGCAGGTCACAGCAAGGGTAATATAACAGAGGAGTCAGGCATCTCCACTCCAAGTAGCTCAAATGTTAGCAgccctgttttttttaatgatggACTGAATGAAAACGGCTGGCCCTCTCCAAAGTACAGGGTGGAGGGGCAACAGGGTTATGAACCCAACCTCTGTTCCCCTGAGGTCACCCAGGCACAGTATGTGAGTAAACAAGACTTTGGGGAGAGCTTGAGGAGCCTACCGCATAAGCTGCGATTCAAAGCCCCTGGCGGAGGCAGCGATGGAGGGGATGTGCCCCCATCACATGACAGCAAACATAGTTATCCACCTTTAGCCACGGTGAAACCACATGTCCAGCAGATCAACACCAGCCGTGACAGCAGAGGGATGAATCAGCCTCTTTGGACAAGGGAGGAGCAAGGGACCAGCGGTGGGGCTGAGCAGCAGTATCAGTGTGCCTCCCCTGGACACCACAGCTCCTCACCTCCACTGAGCTCCAGTGAAACACGGTACATGATGGAGAACAACAATCTCATATCCcagctcagctctctgtctcaggACGTGGCTCAACTCAAGAAGCTCTTCTCTCAGCAGGTATTCTCCAAGCTCGCATAA